In the Pelmatolapia mariae isolate MD_Pm_ZW linkage group LG10_11, Pm_UMD_F_2, whole genome shotgun sequence genome, AAtagtctgtgtgtgcatgtggctGTGTGTGCAGCCATGAAAGACAGTAGCGCTAAGCTGCTTAGCTGGTGTGAGGTCTTTTGCTGGTGGTGCACTGCCCTGGTTGTGTGCCAATGATTTTTCTGCTAGGCAAGTGGTAGTCACTGTTTTTGTGGACATCCAAAGGCTAAGACTGATCAGATAAAGCCATGGCTGTGTGACTGGCACAAAGCTCCTACAGCTATTAGTAAAGTGTCTGAAGAGTCATTGACTATTTGTTAGACAATTATTCACGCACTCGCACGACTCAAAACTCTGATAATATTTGGTTCCCTCATAAGACTAATCCATTGCAAACATCTGACTTTTAAGGCACTCAGTGTCAAAACCGAACTACGCTGAAGCTAAGAATAGATTTGTGCCACAGAGTTGTGTAATGGTCTAAAACCTTCCTATGTGCTAAGGCATTTAAGGTCTATTAATGCAGTCTGTCCCAAATTAGGGATGAACTATTTGATGTGATTCCACAAGGTTACAAAACAGAAGCTTTCAAAAGATACCAAAAGTACTGCCTACAAACAAATTTgtgcaaaaaaatatttttgtcttcCTTTTCATGTGAGCTGCTTCTATTTTATATAACTCATTTCTAGGCAGAAAACTGACTTTTACAATTCATACAACATGCAGCCTCAAACCACTAAAACTAAAATTCTCTTGGTAATTTTTCACCCAGCATGCCTTATGTCTGGTCTTTGCACAACTTTGCTTACTGTCTCTGCTGTTCCTCCAGTGACCTTTTGCGGCTTAGTTCTGTTTCTCAGACATTTTATACATAAAGTTTCCTTTTCTCATGTTAGTTTTgctagttgttgttgttgttgttattattattattattattattattattattattattattattattattctcagAGCCAGTTTTTACAATGACAAATAACTCAACCCTCTGTGTTGACTTCATTAATATTTTCTCTCCATTTCAGTCATTAACATCAGTATGGGTTCTCTTCTTACTTAGACTAAGTGGAATTTGTTGAACCAGCATCTCCatcagggtgtgtgtgtgtgttgccttACGTTGTTTTGCGTGTGTGTAACTTTAGAGCAGCCCTGCACTACAAACGCCAAACATGAGGCTTATGAGTGAGTGTGTGCTGTGGTCGGGTCGTGAAGTGAAAACAGTGACCTGGCTGCTGGTAAAGTGCAGAGAGGCGCTTGTGAGGTAAATGTCTCTGTGTGAGCTTCTAAATCGAGATGAACAACAGTGACTAATCTCCTCACCTCAGACTCCAACACGTATGCCTGTCTACTGAGAAATAGAGGCTGTAAGAAGAAGGTcacctctccatctctctctctctaacacacacacacacacacacacacactgtgttaaCGCTTTCTCTTTCACCTTCAGCCTCCCATTGTTTATAAAGCCATTTTACTCAGAGGTTATTACAGTTCTGTTCTACTTATTTGGAGTAATTTCCTGTTGCACGCAAAACTGAGCACAGTGTGACCCTCTTTTAATTTTTGGATCCATGAAACATTACTTTTTATGTGTAAAGATAACCACAAGGAATGCagaattaattattttacaccAGGGAATGTatcttttcagtctcttttTCAACAACAAGTGCTGTATTGTGCAGTTTTTCAGGCTAAAATGGGTTAGAGAAGTTAAAATGTAGTCACTGCTGGGTAGTGAAGTCataaaaaatattgtttgaCAGAAGCAGGCACAGGTAAATCTCATGAATTAATGTAAATGAAGTGCTGCTTCATGTGGACAGAGAGACCAATTTTCTCTCATGAATTCtccggctttaaaaaaaatgctttatatTTGCATTGAGACTGAGTTAATCTATTATCCCTCCCATCTCGAGCTCTACTGGCTAATCCACTGAGCACTAAGCAGCTTTTACTGAGAGATTGTGGCAGGTCAGTCTGTCAGTTTTAGCTTGCTTTCATACTAGTTTACTTCTTACTTTTATTTGCTGTGGCAAGTTCAGTAGGTTATTAATCCAACAGAATATGGTATACATGCAACATGAATTAAGGCATAAGCTAAAATAGCAGTTACTCTGTCTTCTTACATTAGCAGGAGGCAGAAAGAGCTTTCTGACAGTATTGTTTCTACTGCATGTGGTagatttggtgtgtgtgtgtgtgtgtgtgtctgtgtgtctataAGCTTTTGAAGCAGTATGCGGTGGCTGCAATGAAGAAAAGCTGGCATGCTAACATTCTCAGAACTGAGGTTTTCACTGCACCTTAGTACAGCGTTTCCTGCTGCAGACAACGGACACTCTGCAGATGTTTCTTATTAATGTTAATAATTTAGCGTCCGGCCTAGCAGCCCCAGATCAGTGGCGTTTTACTGGCCTTCAGGGGGAAAAAGTCTATCTTTAtctttataattattttatatctatAATAGTCTAAATCTGCAAAATAATGTGACTGAAGCCTTGAAATAAACATGATTCAGTACACATGCATGGGGTGGTTGGCTCACAGCAATAGAAAGTGGGACGGCTGCTGCAACACATTATATCAGACTAAGTTAACAattcatgtttctttttcttttattttctgttcttttctttttttctgtagctCTACTGTAAGTTTATTTAAGGGCAGCTTTTTCCCACTAAATGTTTTTATGGTGGTTACAAGAACAAGCACTGCTGTTTCAGATGCTAGGAAAACAggtttttttccacttcaccTGAGCTCACTCAATAACGGCTCTTCTTACAATAGACGCTTTAGTTGACTGTCGTTTTGCACTGTGTCATTGCGTTTGTTGTCGTCTTATTGACTCCCTGCTTTGTCCGTGTGAATGCAGGTGTCTCCTCTGCTACCTTGTTGCACTCCAAGTCCCTGCGAGGCCACAGAGACTGCTTTGAGAAATGTCATCTCATTGCCAACCAGAAGCTGTCACGATCCAAGGTCTCCCGGAGTGCCTACGAGGGCATGAAGCTGGCCCTCAGCCAGAAACTGAACCGCATCATTCAGTACGCCCAGAACAAAGACTCTGTCTCCTCCAGTGGCCCGAACAGACGGGGGGCTAAGCTTCTGTGTTACGGCCAGCAAAATGACCGCAAGCTGCTCCCCCAGTCAGACGCCCAGGTGCCCCGCTACACGCCCTGCTGGGACACGGGCAAATCAACAGGGCCGGCTGACTACACGATGGGTATGCTGGAGCGCCACACAGCCGAGGAGCTAGGACTGCTGCAGGAGTCGCATTCTGACGTTTGGTCCAACGACAGCAGGAGAGGTCTTCACAGCCGGAAGCCATCAGGAGGAGGACAGCAGCACGCGCACCAGggtcacagcagagaagagTGTAAGCACATTTCTTCTTTTCACAAACAAACTTTGGCAGACTTTGGTTTTATCAATTTGGAGTTGAAGCAGTGGAACGTTtacgtttttcttcttcttcttcttcttttaaaaaagaaaaatacatctgTCAGCAGAAAGGGAAAGCTGCTCTCGCCTCTCACATTATTCAGTTTTATCTTCAAAAACCTCAGCGTGTACAACAGCAGAACGTTTTTACTCTGTCCTTCATCTTCCTCTTAGCTGTGATCTCTCCAGAGAGAGGTTAATTTTCCTCTAACCTCGAGATAGGCTGTGTCCTTGGCTGCTTCACGTCTCATCTCCAGTAAAGCTGTTTATAACTACAGATCCTGCAGGGATGTGACTGAGCCTGTTAGAGGCCAGCAGCTTTCAAATTCTCTGCTTATAAATGAAAGATGACAGGCAGTTCACAGGTACACTGTTTAAACTGTGGATATTTCCGCATGAGAACAGCATCACCCTCTGACACTTGAGATTGCACAGAcctttgcagttatttaaacAGAGCAAATGAAGTTTTAGTGTGTATTATTCACAATTTATGACATCAACAAGTAGCACAAGTTTGCAGCATGTTTAAAGTCTATTCTTATTGGCAGCTAAATGACATCCACTGTGCTCACACACCATTAAAAGTtatctcttttcttttagtgaCTAAAATGAGTGTGGATGAGCTCCATCAGCTAAATGCCCAGCTACTCCTGCAGATTCAGAGTAAGTGGTTTTTACTGATATCCTGATTGAACAATTGAACAGTTCCTTTCACAGAAGGCTCAGCAGTCATAGTCATCTatattttaagcattttttaaaacctttgcTTCAGTGTGAAATCCTCCTCTCTGATAAATCCCCACATGAGA is a window encoding:
- the lg10_11h21orf91 gene encoding protein EURL homolog, which translates into the protein MDEEEQFVNIDLNDDNICSVCKLETETGTLSFCHVCFELSIEGVSSATLLHSKSLRGHRDCFEKCHLIANQKLSRSKVSRSAYEGMKLALSQKLNRIIQYAQNKDSVSSSGPNRRGAKLLCYGQQNDRKLLPQSDAQVPRYTPCWDTGKSTGPADYTMGMLERHTAEELGLLQESHSDVWSNDSRRGLHSRKPSGGGQQHAHQGHSREELTKMSVDELHQLNAQLLLQIQKVFEELTVAVQEKDSLSSELHVRHIAIEQLFKNCAKLPWLHISRAGVKASSSSTVE